One part of the Trypanosoma brucei brucei TREU927 chromosome 4, complete sequence genome encodes these proteins:
- a CDS encoding metal-ion transporter, putative (similar to Zinc transporter 2 (ZnT-2). (Swiss-Prot:Q62941) [Rattus norvegicus]) encodes MVEKPREQHQLLPVRAGRATGYSATAVEVTTSTPHSLMSKSGGGRQAHVEPTEMRRRRESKVLLSALLFCFVFMSVEFVFGVLAHSLALLTDASHLLIDVGAYAMSVVSLCTASRSSCGKYNYGWHRAEVIGTLVSVFSIWALVVWIVMEGLDRSWTVLKCSRIHAMLATTAQQYKRNNSTSYYGFGNISQHPTVDKDGALTEATHMEMCTSIDSPIMVVVGVLGMVVNIVCTAILYFGGSHGHSHFGGSHHHSHSGNGEEEDSLCEENTEHNHSHDHGHGYGHSGSEGEGHDHSHSHSGRGFAVHAALLHALGDCVQSLGVILAGIFIYVANRYSYGVPSYRYSIYNLADPLCSLLFAVITLNMTRPLLRDLLGILMESTPPGINYSELLSALRSIKGVEGVHDLHVWSIASDYAALSVHLEADDKDAALQKAQEVCKRFGITHTTIQVDTVENGAGLCHSTCGTV; translated from the coding sequence atGGTGGAGAAACCCCGTGAGCAACATCAACTCCTTCCCGTTAGGGCCGGGCGGGCTACAGGTTACAGTGCAACGGCTGTAGAAGTAACAACTTCAACGCCGCATTCCCTGATGAGCAAGTCGGGTGGTGGAAGACAAGCTCATGTGGAACCAACGGAGATGCGGCGGCGCCGCGAGTCGAAAGTGCTTTTGAGCGCTCtcctattttgttttgttttcatgtCTGTGgagtttgtttttggtgtccTCGCGCATTCCCTCGCACTTCTCACCGATGCTTCGCACCTCCTCATTGACGTGGGCGCCTATGCGATGAGTGTTGTGAGCCTCTGTACCGCCTCACGCTCTTCCTGCGGGAAGTACAATTATGGTTGGCATCGTGCGGAAGTCATCGGAACGCTTGTGTCGGTCTTCTCCATTTGGGCCCTTGTCGTCTGGATTGTCATGGAGGGGTTGGACCGGTCGTGGACTGTACTGAAGTGTAGCCGTATCCATGCGATGCTTGCTACCACTGCTCAACAGTACAAGCGAAATAATAGCACCAGCTATTACGGCTTCGGTAATATTTCACAGCACCCTACGGTCGACAAGGATGGAGCACTGACAGAGGCGACGCATATGGAAATGTGTACAAGTATCGACTCACCCATCATGGTTGTGGTGGGTGTACTAGGGATGGTGGTAAACATTGTATGCACCGCTATTTTGTACTTCGGTGGTTCGCACGGCCACAGTCATTTTGGTGGATCACACCATCATAGCCATAGCGGTAacggggaagaagaggattcACTATGCGAGGAGAATACTGAGCACAATCACAGTCACGACCATGGACATGGATACGGGCACAGCGGaagtgaaggtgaaggtCATGATCACAGTCACAGTCACAGTGGCAGAGGGTTCGCCGTTCACGCTGCTCTGCTTCATGCGTTGGGTGATTGTGTCCAGTCTCTCGGCGTCATCCTCGCTGGAATCTTCATTTATGTCGCAAACCGTTATTCGTACGGTGTTCCATCATATCGCTACTCCATTTACAACCTTGCAGACCCGCTGTGCTCGCTACTGTTTGCCGTCATTACGCTCAACATGACGCGACCGTTGCTGCGGGACCTTCTGGGAATTCTCATGGAGAGTACCCCTCCGGGTATTAACTACTCCGAGTTGTTGAGTGCCCTGCGCAGTATTAAAGGTGTTGAAGGCGTACACGACCTTCACGTGTGGTCGATTGCCTCCGACTACGCAGCGCTGTCGGTTCATCTTGAGGCGGATGATAAGGATGCAGCCCTTCAGAAGGCACAGGAGGTTTGCAAGAGATTTGGCATCACCCATACGACCATTCAGGTGGACACGGTGGAAAATGGGGCAGGTCTATGTCACTCAACTTGTGGAACAGTTTAA
- a CDS encoding myosin heavy chain kinase A, putative translates to MQSAGGDSTPKPTGASCICSATKYIYSFRRKEWVVSDTNVQIIKPLKPFAKGGMRVCYEVEEIEDDGSRTRCIAKLFLKVVSDVKEEDYFCEGEAQCLCEEFASNFNKAPFHGPNKPRISFLQCQVLRISRNIIPREYRRLKDGFFSHRTVDTGDVLFVMEPKLGGHFTKYNSNYGDVYEDDKHCKTDSQKRKRQHMLHVAEAFSHFTLVDSVGSMLLCDLQGVNDLLTDPQIHTEDGRGLGLGNMGVEGITKFVVNHKCNEICEGLDLKPLTGVVPESSDEAKELNVYAYLRAQLRQDFIPPPKPISEMTEEEKFEHALQLSRVTY, encoded by the coding sequence ATGCAGTCAGCAGGAGGAGATTCGACTCCAAAGCCCACAGGCGCGAGTTGCATTTGTAGCGCCACGAAATATATTTACAGCTTTCGGAGGAAGGAATGGGTTGTGTCGGACACCAACGTTCAAATCATCAAACCACTCAAACCCTTTGCTAAGGGTGGCATGCGGGTCTGTTATGAGGTTGAGGAGATCGAAGATGACGGCAGCCGCACGCGCTGCATCGCCAAGTTGTTCCTTAAGGTTGTGAGTGACGTGAAGGAAGAGGATTATTTCTGCGAAGGGGAAGCGCAGTGTCTCTGCGAAGAATTTGCGAGCAACTTCAACAAGGCTCCCTTCCATGGACCTAACAAACCGCGCATATCATTCTTACAGTGTCAGGTGTTGCGTATTAGTCGTAATATCATCCCCCGCGAGTACCGCCGGCTGAAGGATGGGTTCTTCTCCCACCGTACAGTCGACACAGGAGATGTTCTTTTCGTGATGGAACCCAAACTTGGGGGACACTTCACAAAGTATAACAGCAACTACGGTGACGTCTATGAGGATGATAAGCACTGCAAAACGGACTCCCAGAAACGGAAGCGTCAGCATATGTTGCACGTGGCTGAAGCTTTCTCTCATTTCACTCTCGTAGATAGTGTGGGCTCGATGCTTTTGTGCGATCTGCAGGGCGTCAATGACTTGTTGACAGACCCGCAAATTCACACGGAGGACGGTCGGGGCCTCGGGCTGGGAAACATGGGCGTGGAGGGCATTACGAAGTTTGTGGTCAATCACAAATGCAACGAAATTTGCGAGGGTTTGGATCTGAAGCCGCTGACAGGTGTGGTACCGGAGTCTAGTGATGAAGCAAAGGAGTTAAATGTTTATGCGTACCTGCGGGCCCAACTCCGACAGGATTTCATTCCACCTCCTAAACCGATATCTGAGAtgacagaagaggaaaagtttGAGCACGCCCTGCAGCTGTCCCGTGTCACTTACTGA
- a CDS encoding adrenodoxin precursor, putative (similar to Ferredoxin, 2Fe-2S. (Swiss-Prot:Q92J08) [Rickettsia conorii;]) gives MLSATFGTLGTSCGRGFLQRQGLLTTFMGRFCHSGGGGNNQNNDSSNSGNDGSSTPGAIRVNVTTAEGEKITFSAPSGLTLMEALRDVARVDIEAACDGTCACSTCHVILREEDFGKLTAASEDEMDMLDLAPQVTPTSRLACQVKLSKELDGITLQMPSETTNEMR, from the coding sequence ATGCTTTCCGCAACTTTCGGCACTTTAGGAACATCATGTGGTCGGGGCTTCCTTCAGCGTCAGGGGTTACTTACAACCTTTATGGGCCGCTTTTGTCACAGTGGAGGCGGTGGTAATAATCAAAATAACGATAGCAGCAACAGTGGCAACGATGGGTCCTCAACTCCAGGAGCAATCCGCGTCAATGTGACAACCgctgagggggaaaagattaCATTCTCTGCCCCAAGTGGTTTAACATTGATGGAGGCGCTTCGTGACGTTGCTCGGGTGGACATTGAAGCCGCCTGCGACGGGACATGCGCCTGTAGCACTTGTCACGTCATCCTTCGCGAAGAGGACTTTGGGAAACTGACAGCGGCATCGGAGGATGAAATGGACATGTTGGACCTCGCGCCGCAGGTGACTCCGACGTCGCGGCTCGCGTGCCAGGTAAAGCTCAGCAAAGAACTTGATGGGATTACGCTGCAGATGCCGAGTGAAACAACGAATGAAATGCGGTGA
- a CDS encoding ubiquinol-cytochrome C reductase, putative: MADEEPRDIKLDLEKDCLANNCQHKVLAYNACLERIKDIPSEKEPHCYHQYFDIVHCVDVCVDPKLWPTLV, translated from the coding sequence ATGGCCGACGAGGAACCACGCGACATTAAACTTGATCTTGAAAAGGACTGCCTGGCGAACAACTGCCAACATAAAGTGCTCGCCTACAATGCCTGCCTCGAGCGCATCAAGGATATCCCTTCAGAAAAGGAGCCCCACTGCTACCACCAATACTTTGATATAGTTCATTGCGTCGATGTGTGCGTTGACCCAAAGCTGTGGCCAACGTTGGTGTAA
- a CDS encoding calreticulin, putative (similar to Calreticulin precursor. (Swiss-Prot:Q9ZNY3) [Euglena gracilis]) — MLMCMRPVAVACVFVALATVATVHGAIHFHEKFSSIDHWTASKARSDYGKVELSAGKFYADAEKSKGLRLTEDARFYALSTPLPTPITNEKKDFVVSFSVKHEQDLRCGGGYIKLLPQMDPAELKGETKYWLMFGPDRCGYDKKIHIIISYNGANREWKKRPSYPDDRLTHVYTLHITPSNSYEFFLDGVSKEKGTLEADWDFLPEKEIDDPEDKKPADWVDVPTIDDPEDKKPEDWDSEPEKIVDPEAKKPEDWNDAEDGAWEAPMISNPKSKGPWAPRKIPNPAYKGPWAPRRIPNPAYKNDEELYKIPEPLTHVGIDVWQVESGSIFKDIIIGDDVKEVLDIVKSTYDGMKKAEEDALAAFEKKEEQDEKEEDKKETDGEEDKKKKEDKSDL; from the coding sequence ATGCTAATGTGCATGCGCCCAGTAGCGGTCGCCTGTGTCTTCGTGGCTCTTGCAACGGTGGCAACTGTTCACGGCGCCATCCATTTccatgagaagttcagcagcATTGACCACTGGACAGCCTCAAAGGCACGCAGTGATTACGGCAAAGTGGAGCTGTCTGCCGGCAAGTTCTACGCGGATGCGGAGAAGAGCAAGGGCCTTCGACTTACGGAAGATGCTCGCTTCTATGCTCTCTCCACACCACTCCCCACTCCCATCACAAACGAGAAGAAAGACttcgttgtttctttctctgtGAAACATGAGCAGGACCTCCGGTGCGGCGGCGGGTACATTAAGCTCCTTCCACAGATGGATCCAGCTGAGCTCAAGGGGGAAACGAAGTATTGGCTCATGTTCGGACCTGACCGCTGCGGATACGACAAGAAGAttcacatcatcatcagctacAACGGCGCAAACAGAGAGTGGAAGAAGCGCCCAAGCTACCCTGATGACAGACTAACCCATGTCTACACGCTGCACATCACCCCCAGTAATTCGTACGAGTTCTTCCTTGACGGCGTttcgaaagaaaagggaacccTGGAGGCTGATTGGGATTTCCTCcccgaaaaagaaattgatgACCCCGAAGACAAGAAACCCGCCGACTGGGTGGACGTGCCAACCATCGACGACccagaagacaaaaagcCGGAGGACTGGGACAGCGAACCGGAAAAAATTGTCGACCCCGAGGCGAAGAAACCAGAAGACTGGAACGATGCTGAGGACGGTGCATGGGAGGCCCCTATGATATCAAACCCAAAGTCGAAGGGCCCGTGGGCACCCCGTAAGATCCCGAACCCGGCTTACAAGGGTCCATGGGCGCCACGCAGGATCCCCAATCCAGCGTATAAGAATGATGAGGAACTTTACAAAATTCCTGAGCCTCTCACACATGTTGGCATTGACGTGTGGCAAGTGGAATCCGGCAGTATCTTCAAGGACATTATCATCGGCGATGATGTGAAGGAGGTGCTGGACATTGTGAAGAGCACTTATGATGGCatgaagaaagcagaagagGATGCCCTCGCAGCCTtcgagaagaaggaagaacaagacgaaaaggaggaagacaaGAAGGAAACCGACGGGGAAgaggacaaaaagaagaaggaggataAGTCAGACTTGTAG
- a CDS encoding RNA polymerase IIA largest subunit (similar to GP:162215: RNA polymerase IIA largest subunit {Trypanosoma brucei}(PMID:2924350)), translating into MSGGAALPVSQMELQKVNEVQFEIFKERQIKSYAVCLVEHAKSYERGRPVRGGINDLRMGTTDFEFACETCHRKHPECPGHFGYIELAEPVFNIGVFDLVLQVLKCVCKTCGALLLNTREQDVHKKLQHMTGLNRLRQVAKMAEAKCRVSTSTEDDMGIDGFDSAPFNGGSGMGPGATRGCGASQPRVSRFYGIYPTLVIKAVHEEQDAEWHADKVRQVLDRVSDDDARLMGFDPQRCHPRDLVLTVLPVPPPQVRPAISFGGLRSDDELTHQIMSIVKRNNQLRRDKESDVQAAIDRSRALLQEHVATYFNNASTYYKPTKVNDTKKLKSLTERLKGKYGRLRGNLMGKRVDFSARTVITGDPNIDVDEVGVPFSVAMTLTFPERVNTVNKKRLTEFARRTVYPSANYIHHPNGTITKLALLRDRSKVTLNIGDVVERHVINGDVVLFNRQPTLHRMSMMGHRVRVLNYNTFRLNLSCTTPYNADFDGDEMNLHVPQSLLTKAELIEMMMVPKNFVSPNKSAPCMGIVQDSLLGSYRLTDKDTFLDKYFVQSVALWLDLWQLPIPAILKPRPLWTGKQVFSLILPEVNHPATPQDRPPFPHNDSVVMIRRGQLLCGPITKSIVGAAPGSLIHVIFNEHGSDEVARFINGVQRVTTFFLLNFGFSVGVQDTVADSDTLRQMNDVLVKTRRNVEKIGAAANNRTLNRKAGMTLLQSFEADVNSALNKCREEAAKKALSNVRRTNSFKVMIEAGSKGTDLNICQIAVFVGQQNVAGSRIPFGFRRRTLPHFMLDDYGETSRGMANRGYVEGLKPHEFFFHTMAGREGLIDTAVKTSDTGYLQRKLIKALEDVHAAYDGTVRNANDELIQFMYGEDGLDGARIEGGQLFPLPFRDDKEMEDTYKYEYDVDGTFSGKVGGNYMDPHVRKMLRADPQNVRKLQEEYEQLTADREWSRKMLDLEDRDKLKLNLPVNPGRLIQNARSTMGKRSQVSNLSPITIIDHVRKLQEDLMKLFPSYHRGGDGYIRNTLSRERIESALTLFNVHLRQLLASKRVLKEYKLNDRAFEYLLKEIRTKYHQSLTTPGENIGAIAAQSCGEPATQMTLNTFHNAGISSKNVTLGVPRLLELLNVSRNQKHASMTVSLFPPYDEKRNAQKAQHLIEYCTLESITRRIQFIYDPDPRHTVVEADRDILELEWNVMDESDAELRIQEVVAGSPWVVRLELDVDMVTDKALDMKDVKQAILRVDESYIIETGMANNVRQRTIRMRSRYNEGADSIPKLKREIPALLARVHLRGIPGVRRALLKDTTEFTVDQATGKMSGNKIWAIDTDGTALRRAFIGVVGEDGKNIINAVKTSSNKVPEVCSLLGIEAARSKMLTELREAYLAYGLNINYRHYTILVDTICQHGYLMAVSRSGINRSDTSGPLMRCSFEETVKVLMAAASFGECDPVRGVSANLVLGNQARVGTGLFDLVLNMAALQQAVPQAEAVAPGKDVNVYHSLGSTLQQNIQSSIAYRPRDHDATPFVNNASLFLRQGFGGGSSSAPVTASAPYNPSTTYHGGRLEASAVHRSQAYSTSPALEYGGREASASQMYSVMSSASAFNPVSTRMSSVAHSYSEYSEASSYHLQHSVAPTSMQASLPRTDNSMTMQGIGSVSVPYTPHAMSSAAPPSQVYASTEVGRSHSEDSRSQSALYVPTLSPTHAGYAIRGDEPSTHRSDSNVMWREAGGGREQDEEDDLSTNYMPTAKTPQQVAPPTAAEFGDEEEEEQ; encoded by the coding sequence ATGTCAGGTGGTGCGGCCCTACCGGTTTCCCAGATGGAGTTGCAGAAGGTGAATGAAGTACAGTTCGAGATATTTAAGGAAAGGCAAATCAAAAGTTACGCCGTGTGCCTTGTCGAGCACGCCAAGTCGTATGAACGCGGCCGACCAGTCCGGGGAGGCATCAATGATTTGCGTATGGGTACCACTGACTTCGAATTCGCATGCGAGACATGCCATAGGAAGCACCCAGAGTGCCCTGGACACTTCGGATACATCGAGCTCGCAGAGCCTGTCTTTAATATTGGCGTCTTCGATCTTGTACTGCAGGTGTTGAAGTGTGTTTGCAAAACGTGCGGGGCTCTCCTCCTTAACACGCGCGAACAGGACGTACATAAGAAGTTGCAGCACATGACAGGCCTCAACCGTCTTCGGCAAGTTGCGAAGATGGCTGAGGCAAAGTGCCGCGTCTCCACCAGCACCGAAGACGATATGGGGATTGACGGCTTTGATAGTGCCCCTTTCAATGGCGGATCAGGAATGGGGCCAGGCGCGACACGGGGTTGTGGTGCGTCTCAACCCCGCGTAAGTCGCTTTTATGGTATCTACCCAACACTCGTTATCAAGGCAGTACATGAGGAACAAGACGCCGAGTGGCACGCTGATAAGGTGCGACAGGTACTTGACCGCGTGTCCGATGATGATGCCCGCTTGATGGGCTTCGACCCTCAACGTTGCCACCCACGGGATCTTGTGCTCACTGTGCTTCCAGTTCCACCCCCGCAGGTGCGGCCCGCAATATCCTTCGGCGGTCTCAGGTCAGATGATGAACTCACGCATCAGATCATGTCCATTGTGAAACGAAACAACCAACTACGCAGGGATAAGGAGTCAGACGTGCAGGCAGCAATTGACCGGAGCCGGGCGTTATTGCAAGAACATGTGGCGACATATTTCAATAACGCTTCCACATACTATAAGCCAACGAAGGTGAATGACACAAAGAAGCTAAAGTCATTAACGGAGCGCTTGAAGGGGAAGTACGGTAGACTGCGTGGAAATCTAATGGGGAAGCGGGTGGACTTCTCCGCTCGAACCGTCATCACAGGCGATCCGAACATTGACGTGGATGAAGTAGGTGTACCCTTTTCTGTCGCGATGACGCTTACATTCCCCGAGCGAGTGAACACAGTAAATAAGAAGCGACTGACGGAGTTTGCCCGGCGCACGGTCTACCCGTCGGCGAATTACATACACCATCCGAATGGCACCATAACAAAACTCGCGCTCTTGCGTGACCGCTCCAAGGTGACGCTAAACATCGGTGACGTTGTGGAGAGGCATGTGATTAATGGGGATGTCGTCTTGTTCAACCGACAGCCGACATTGCATCGCATGAGTATGATGGGCCACAGGGTTCGGGTTCTCAACTATAACACTTTCCGGCTTAATCTCTCTTGTACCACACCATACAATGCTGACTTCGATGGTGACGAAATGAATTTGCACGTGCCGCAGAGTCTCTTAACGAAAGCAGAGCTGATTGAAATGATGATGGTTCCAAAGAACTTCGTCTCGCCCAATAAGTCTGCTCCGTGCATGGGTATTGTGCAAGACAGTCTGCTGGGTAGTTACCGGTTGACGGACAAGGACACATTCCTCGATAAGTACTTTGTGCAAAGCGTGGCACTTTGGCTGGATCTTTGGCAGTTACCCATTCCCGCCATTCTGAAACCCCGACCCCTCTGGACCGGAAAGCAGGTATTTTCACTTATCCTTCCTGAGGTTAACCATCCAGCAACACCACAGGACCGGCCCCCCTTTCCTCACAATGATTCCGTAGTGATGATACGACGTGGTCAGTTGTTATGTGGACCAATCACTAAGAGTATCGTTGGTGCTGCACCGGGGTCACTCATTCACGTTATATTTAATGAGCACGGATCTGATGAAGTGGCACGCTTCATCAACGGCGTGCAGCGCGTGACGACGTTTTTCTTACTTAACTTCGGTTTCAGCGTTGGGGTTCAAGACACCGTAGCTGACAGTGACACCTTGCGGCAGATGAATGATGTCCTCGTGAAAACACGGAGGAATGTTGAAAAAATTGGTGCGGCTGCCAACAACCGTACACTGAACCGCAAGGCTGGTATGACACTTCTGCAGTCATTCGAAGCAGATGTCAACAGCGCACTGAACAAGTGCCGCGAAGAGGCAGCAAAGAAGGCACTGAGCAACGTCCGTCGCACTAACAGCTTCAAGGTGATGATTGAAGCGGGCAGTAAGGGTACAGATCTGAACATATGTCAAATTGCCGTCTTTGTTGGGCAACAAAACGTCGCGGGAAGCCGTATTCCATTCGGTTTTCGTAGGCGCACGCTTCCACACTTTATGCTTGACGATTATGGTGAGACGTCACGCGGCATGGCAAACCGTGGTTACGTTGAGGGTCTGAAACCGCacgagttttttttccacaccaTGGCTGGTCGTGAGGGTTTGATCGATACTGCGGTGAAAACCTCTGATACAGGCTACCTGCAGCGTAAGCTTATCAAGGCGCTAGAAGATGTCCACGCAGCCTACGACGGTACTGTGCGAAATGCAAACGATGAACTAATTCAGTTTATGTACGGTGAAGACGGTCTTGACGGGGCCCGTATAGAGGGTGGGCAGCtgttccctcttccctttcgGGACGATAAGGAGATGGAAGACACGTACAAATATGAGTACGACGTGGATGGCACCTTCAGTGGGAAGGTTGGTGGTAACTATATGGATCCCCACGTTAGGAAGATGCTACGCGCTGATCCCCAAAATGTTCGGAAACTTCAGGAAGAATATGAACAGCTTACGGCGGACCGCGAGTGGTCACGCAAAATGCTTGACCTCGAGGATCGTGATAAACTGAAGCTTAACCTCCCTGTTAATCCAGGTCGACTTATCCAAAACGCGCGCAGTACTATGGGCAAACGTAGTCAAGTGTCCAACCTGAGCCCCATCACTATTATCGACCACGTGCGGAAGCTTCAAGAAGATCTCATGAAACTCTTTCCATCTTACCACCGGGGAGGGGATGGATACATCAGGAATACGCTGAGTCGTGAGCGCATTGAAAGTGCGCTTACTCTCTTCAACGTTCATTTGAGGCAGCTACTTGCGTCAAAAAGGGTGCTGAAGGAATATAAACTTAACGATAGGGCTTTTGAGTATCTTCTCAAGGAAATTAGAACCAAGTACCACCAGTCACTCACCACACCGGGTGAGAACATTGGGGCAATCGCTGCGCAGTCGTGTGGTGAACCTGCCACACAAATGACACTTAACACGTTCCACAATGCGGGAATTTCCTCAAAGAACGTTACCCTCGGTGTGCCACGTTTACTGGAGCTTCTAAACGTCTCACGAAACCAAAAGCACGCGAGCATGACAGTGTCTCTGTTTCCACCATATGATGAAAAGCGAAATGCGCAAAAGGCCCAGCATCTCATTGAATACTGCACGCTGGAGAGTATCACAAGGCGCATACAGTTCATCTACGACCCTGACCCACGTCACACCGTTGTGGAGGCTGATCGTGACATCCTAGAACTAGAGTGGAATGTTATGGATGAAAGCGATGCAGAGCTAAGAATACAGGAGGTAGTAGCAGGTTCGCCATGGGTGGTGAGGTTGGAGCTCGACGTGGATATGGTCACCGACAAGGCCCTCGATATGAAGGATGTGAAGCAAGCTATCCTGCGAGTGGATGAAAGCTACATAATTGAAACGGGAATGGCTAACAATGTGCGCCAGCGGACCATAAGAATGCGGTCCAGATATAACGAAGGAGCTGACTCGATCCCAAAGCTTAAGCGTGAAATCCCAgcccttcttgcgcgggttCACTTGCGTGGTATTCCCGGTGTGCGTCGGGCGCTGCTGAAGGACACCACCGAATTCACTGTAGATCAGGCAACGGGGAAAATGAGTGGCAACAAAATATGGGCAATAGACACGGACGGCACGGCATTGCGACGTGCTTTTATTGGTGTCGTAGGTGAGGATGGTAAGAACATTATTAATGCGGTGAAAACGAGTAGCAACAAAGTGCCTGAGGTATGTAGTCTTCTTGGTATTGAGGCGGCGAGATCAAAGATGTTGACGGAACTTCGTGAGGCTTACCTGGCCTATGGTCTCAATATTAACTACCGCCACTATACTATACTGGTGGATACGATATGTCAGCATGGGTACCTGATGGCTGTTTCTCGCTCAGGAATCAACCGCTCCGATACGTCGGGTCCGTTGATGCGCTGTTCATTTGAAGAAACTGTTAAGGTGCTTATGGCGGCTGCATCTTTTGGCGAGTGCGATCCCGTGCGTGGGGTATCAGCAAATCTTGTGCTCGGTAACCAAGCGCGCGTTGGTACGGGGCTTTTCGATCTTGTTCTCAACATGGCAGCGCTGCAGCAGGCTGTACCGCAGGCAGAAGCGGTTGCACCCGGAAAGGATGTAAATGTGTATCACAGTCTCGGGTCCACGCTGCAGCAAAATATCCAATCCTCCATTGCGTACCGACCAAGAGATCATGATGCAACACCGTTTGTAAACAATGCCAGTCTGTTTCTCCGCCAGGGTTTCGGTGGGGGGTCCTCCTCCGCACCAGTAACGGCCTCGGCCCCATACAACCCTTCGACGACGTACCACGGCGGTCGGCTCGAAGCGAGCGCAGTGCACAGGAGTCAAGCTTATTCTACATCCCCCGCTTTGGAATACGGAGGGCGGGAAGCAAGCGCCTCACAAATGTACAGCGTTATGTCTTCCGCCAGCGCGTTCAACCCAGTTTCAACGCGGATGTCGTCAGTGGCACACAGTTATTCCGAATACAGTGAAGCCTCTTCTTACCACCTGCAACACAGCGTGGCGCCAACTTCCATGCAAGCTTCACTACCAAGAACCGACAACTCTATGACCATGCAAGGTATCGGTAGTGTTTCAGTACCGTACACGCCCCATGCCATGTCCAGTGCTGCCCCACCGTCGCAGGTATACGCCAGCACAGAAGTCGGCCGGTCGCACAGCGAGGACTCGCGGTCCCAGTCAGCTCTCTACGTTCCGACACTCTCACCCACCCACGCGGGTTACGCTATACGAGGTGATGAGCCATCCACACATCGTAGTGACTCAAATGTCATGTGGCGGGAGGCTGGCGGGGGAAGGGAAcaggatgaggaagatgacCTCTCCACGAATTATATGCCCACTGCAAAGACACCCCAGCAGGTGGCACCGCCGACAGCCGCAGAGTTTGGggacgaggaagaggaagaacagTAA
- a CDS encoding serine/threonine protein phosphatase PP1 (similar to SP:P23733: Serine/threonine protein phosphatase PP1(4.8) (EC 3.1.3.16). {Trypanosoma brucei brucei}), whose product MNCDEIIKKLLLNPVHNTAATRGPAGENCESNQRTYTRISRLAAFQSAQTQESTPKTNGTGRATTEGLTEAEVRWLVMESRALFMSQPMLVEIAAPVRICGDVHGQYTDLLRLFDLGGFPPDANYIFLGDYVDRGDQSLETICLLLAYKLSFPETFFLLRGNHECSSINRIYGFFDECKRRYSVRLWKQFTDTFNCMPVAGLVEGRILCMHGGLSPELTDLDQIRRILRPTDVPDSGLICDLLWSDPSTNMESNWSENDRGVSWTFSESVVKSFNKKFDLDLICRAHQVVDAGYEFFAARQLVTVFSAPNYCDEFDNAGAFMCVDENFMCSFIRIEPTRTLLRYFF is encoded by the coding sequence ATGAACTGTGACGAAATCATAAAGAAACTCTTGCTCAATCCGGTACACAACACTGCTGCTACGCGGGGCCCTGCCGGTGAGAACTGCGAGAGCAACCAACGAACGTACACTCGCATCTCACGCCTTGCCGCGTTCCAGAGCGCCCAGACACAAGAAAGCACTCCTAAAACCAATGGAACCGGACGGGCAACGACAGAGGGGTTAACGGAGGCTGAGGTGCGGTGGTTAGTGATGGAGTCCCGGGCGCTGTTCATGTCGCAGCCGATGCTAGTAGAAATTGCCGCCCCCGTGAGAATTTGCGGGGATGTGCACGGACAGTACACCGACCTCCTGCGACTCTTCGACTTGGGAGGCTTCCCTCCAGATGCAAATTACATTTTTCTCGGGGACTATGTAGACCGTGGCGACCAGTCATTGGAAACAATCTGTCTCTTGCTCGCATATAAGTTGAGCTTCCCTGAGACCTTCTTCCTCCTACGTGGCAACCACGAGTGTAGTAGCATCAACCGTATATACGGTTTCTTCGATGAGTGCAAGAGGCGGTATAGTGTCCGCTTGTGGAAACAGTTCACCGATACTTTCAACTGCATGCCAGTGGCTGGATTGGTTGAAGGACGTATCCTCTGTATGCATGGTGGGCTCAGTCCTGAACTCACTGATCTCGATCAGATACGTCGCATTCTCCGCCCCACGGACGTGCCCGATAGTGGACTGATATGCGATTTGTTATGGTCTGATCCCAGCACGAATATGGAGAGTAACTGGAGTGAGAATGACCGCGGCGTGTCGTGGACCTTTAGTGAGAGTGTCGTGAAGTCTTTCAATAAGAAGTTTGACCTCGACCTCATTTGCCGTGCCCACCAGGTGGTGGACGCGGGTTATGAATTCTTCGCAGCACGGCAGCTTGTGACAGTTTTCTCTGCGCCGAACTACTGCGATGAGTTTGATAACGCCGGTGcatttatgtgtgtggatgAAAATTTTATGTGTAGCTTCATACGGATTGAGCCCACACGCACGCTGTTGAGGTACTTCTTTTAG